From the Thermoplasmata archaeon genome, one window contains:
- the lsrF gene encoding 3-hydroxy-5-phosphonooxypentane-2,4-dione thiolase, translating to MPWGLQNRLSRIIRPTDGRTVMLAADHGYFLGPTHKLEVPRKTLEPLLPHADAVMVTRGVVRTSIDPGADVPIVLRVSGGVSILNEDLSNEKITTSMKEALRLNASAVALSIFVGAAHEHDSLVNLGKLVDEGEETGMPVLAVTAVGKELEKRDARYLGLACRIASEFGAHFVKTYYCEDFSKVVESCPVPLVVAGGPKLETELDALELAYDAIQDGARGVDMGRNIWQSANPVGMIRGIRAVVHERATPKEALELVKGPRSKK from the coding sequence ATGCCCTGGGGACTTCAGAACCGGCTTTCGCGGATCATCCGGCCGACGGACGGCCGGACCGTCATGCTCGCCGCCGACCACGGATACTTCCTGGGCCCTACCCATAAGCTCGAGGTCCCGCGCAAGACGCTGGAGCCGCTCCTCCCTCATGCGGATGCCGTCATGGTCACGCGCGGCGTCGTGCGCACGTCGATCGATCCCGGGGCGGACGTGCCGATCGTCCTCCGGGTCAGCGGCGGCGTGAGCATCCTCAACGAGGACCTGTCGAACGAGAAGATCACGACCTCGATGAAGGAGGCGCTGCGGCTGAACGCGTCGGCGGTCGCGCTGTCGATCTTCGTCGGCGCGGCGCACGAGCACGATTCCCTCGTGAACCTCGGCAAGCTCGTCGACGAGGGCGAGGAAACCGGTATGCCCGTCCTCGCCGTGACCGCCGTGGGAAAGGAACTCGAGAAACGGGACGCGCGGTACCTCGGCCTCGCGTGTCGCATCGCGTCCGAGTTCGGCGCCCACTTCGTCAAGACCTATTATTGCGAGGACTTCTCCAAGGTCGTCGAGTCGTGTCCCGTGCCGCTCGTCGTCGCGGGCGGCCCGAAGCTCGAGACGGAACTCGACGCGCTCGAACTCGCCTACGACGCGATCCAGGACGGCGCGCGAGGCGTCGACATGGGCCGGAACATCTGGCAGTCCGCGAACCCGGTCGGCATGATTCGCGGGATCCGCGCGGTCGTCCACGAGCGCGCGACCCCGAAAGAGGCGCTCGAGCTCGTCAAGGGCCCGAGGTCGAAGAAGTAG
- a CDS encoding alcohol dehydrogenase catalytic domain-containing protein, translating into MRAAMYYANDDVRIVDLPKPKIAAGEILVRVKASGICGSDVMEWYRKPKAPLVLGHEIAAEVTEVGAGVGTAKVGDRVFVSHHVPCGSCRYCATGHETVCDTLRTTNFDPGGFAEFVRVPAINVKHGVFALPREISDDEATFVEPLACGIRGQRLAGFRPGGTVLVIGSGVAGLLHAKLAKASGAGKVIATDVVEYRKAAARKAGADLVIDGRHDVPTEVKRANEGNLSDLVITCTGAPKAVAQGFASVDRGGTVLLFAPTEPASKIEMPFNALWREEITVTSSYGGSPRDICDAIGLLAGKRIAVVDLITHVLPLADAAEGFRLVARAQDSIKVILRP; encoded by the coding sequence ATGCGCGCCGCGATGTACTACGCGAACGACGATGTGCGGATCGTGGACCTGCCGAAGCCCAAGATCGCCGCGGGGGAAATCCTCGTCCGGGTGAAGGCGAGCGGCATCTGCGGCTCCGATGTCATGGAGTGGTACCGCAAGCCGAAGGCGCCGCTCGTCCTCGGCCATGAGATCGCCGCGGAGGTCACGGAAGTCGGCGCCGGCGTCGGCACGGCAAAGGTGGGGGATCGGGTGTTCGTGTCCCACCATGTCCCGTGCGGTTCCTGTCGGTACTGCGCCACGGGCCACGAGACCGTGTGCGACACCCTTCGCACGACGAACTTCGATCCGGGTGGGTTCGCGGAGTTCGTCCGCGTCCCCGCGATCAACGTGAAACACGGGGTGTTCGCGCTGCCCCGCGAAATCTCGGATGACGAAGCGACGTTCGTCGAGCCCTTGGCGTGCGGGATCCGCGGGCAGCGGCTCGCGGGCTTCCGTCCCGGTGGGACCGTGCTGGTCATCGGCAGCGGCGTCGCGGGACTGCTGCACGCGAAGCTCGCGAAAGCCTCCGGAGCCGGAAAGGTCATTGCCACGGATGTCGTCGAATACCGCAAGGCGGCCGCACGCAAGGCGGGAGCCGATTTGGTGATCGACGGCCGCCACGACGTTCCGACGGAGGTGAAGCGAGCGAACGAAGGCAACCTATCGGACCTCGTCATCACGTGCACGGGTGCCCCGAAAGCGGTCGCGCAGGGATTCGCATCCGTAGACCGAGGGGGGACCGTCCTTCTCTTCGCTCCCACGGAGCCCGCGTCGAAGATCGAAATGCCCTTCAATGCGCTGTGGCGCGAGGAGATCACCGTCACGTCCTCGTACGGCGGAAGCCCCCGAGACATCTGCGACGCGATCGGACTCCTTGCGGGGAAACGGATCGCAGTCGTGGATTTGATCACGCACGTCCTCCCGCTCGCCGACGCCGCCGAGGGATTCCGGCTCGTCGCGCGGGCGCAAGACTCGATCAAGGTCATCCTGCGACCCTGA
- a CDS encoding MFS transporter: MPFIVAASGTGTLIEWYDFYIFGSLATLMAGIFFAPGSGAFLLTLATFAAGFAVRPFGAVVFGRIGDFVGRKYAFLLTITIMGIGTTLIGLLPTYAQVGVIVPITLLGLRVIQGLALGGEYGGAVVYVAEHAPDAKRGYWTSFIQTTATLGLFLALGVVLILKAVMGLAAFNEWGWRIPFLLSSVLVAASLYIRWKLRETPLFARLKAEGRTSKAPLREALAHWANWKLILLALFGATAGQAVVWYTGQFYALFFMQTSLKMDATLASLIILVALALATPFFIVFGRLSDRIGRKKIIMAGCLLAAVTYYPIFAGIAAFANPPNVPVLIALNFVLVFYVTMVYAPIAAFLVEFFPARIRYTCLSVPYHLGNGEFGGFTPVIATAIVVATGNIFFFLIWCISIPVMTLLIGMKYLPETKDTKIWEEVTPAPAGVGAPRPTGAATESARR, encoded by the coding sequence ATGCCGTTTATCGTCGCGGCGTCCGGCACCGGGACGCTCATCGAGTGGTACGACTTCTACATCTTCGGGTCTCTGGCCACATTGATGGCGGGGATATTCTTTGCGCCCGGTTCCGGAGCGTTTCTCCTAACCCTTGCGACGTTCGCGGCTGGCTTCGCGGTCCGGCCGTTCGGGGCGGTCGTCTTCGGACGAATCGGTGACTTCGTCGGTCGAAAATACGCCTTCCTCCTCACGATTACAATCATGGGCATCGGGACAACCCTGATCGGGCTCCTGCCGACGTACGCACAAGTCGGGGTCATCGTTCCGATAACGCTCCTAGGACTGCGGGTGATCCAGGGACTCGCGCTCGGAGGCGAATACGGCGGCGCAGTCGTCTACGTCGCCGAGCACGCGCCGGATGCGAAGCGAGGATATTGGACGAGTTTCATCCAAACCACGGCCACGCTCGGATTGTTTCTCGCCCTTGGAGTCGTTCTCATCCTCAAGGCAGTCATGGGCCTCGCGGCGTTCAACGAATGGGGATGGAGAATCCCCTTCCTGCTCTCCTCGGTGCTCGTAGCGGCGTCCCTTTACATCCGCTGGAAACTTCGAGAGACCCCGCTGTTCGCGCGGCTCAAGGCGGAGGGCCGTACATCGAAGGCGCCGTTGCGGGAAGCCCTCGCCCATTGGGCGAACTGGAAGCTCATCCTGCTTGCGCTCTTCGGGGCCACTGCAGGCCAAGCGGTCGTCTGGTACACCGGCCAGTTCTACGCCCTGTTCTTCATGCAAACGTCGCTGAAGATGGATGCCACGCTTGCCTCCCTCATCATTCTAGTCGCCTTGGCCCTTGCCACGCCGTTCTTCATCGTTTTCGGTCGACTGTCGGACCGGATCGGACGAAAGAAAATCATCATGGCGGGATGCCTCCTCGCGGCCGTGACGTATTACCCAATCTTTGCCGGGATCGCGGCGTTCGCGAACCCGCCGAATGTTCCCGTCCTTATTGCGCTGAACTTCGTTTTGGTATTCTACGTCACGATGGTGTACGCTCCAATCGCCGCCTTCCTCGTTGAGTTCTTCCCTGCGCGGATTCGATACACGTGTCTCTCGGTCCCCTACCACCTCGGAAACGGAGAGTTCGGTGGCTTCACACCGGTCATCGCAACGGCCATCGTCGTCGCGACGGGAAACATCTTCTTCTTCCTGATCTGGTGCATTTCAATTCCGGTGATGACCCTCCTCATCGGGATGAAATACTTGCCCGAGACGAAGGACACCAAGATCTGGGAAGAGGTCACCCCGGCCCCGGCGGGTGTCGGAGCCCCAAGGCCAACGGGCGCAGCAACCGAGTCGGCACGCCGATGA